From one Montipora capricornis isolate CH-2021 chromosome 10, ASM3666992v2, whole genome shotgun sequence genomic stretch:
- the LOC138020571 gene encoding uncharacterized protein codes for MWFQQLLNNHALDHWWKENFRVTRATFEYICQLVGPALRRQDTHMRDAIPVEKRVGATLWRLATSECYRPCGLMIGVSKSAVVKCCHEFVQQLCLLKGNYIKFPTTRGEVQGKINGFSERSTIPNIAGAVDGTRVPIKAPKTNHEDYFNPKHFYSYILQGVVDSTGLFLSVSTGYPRSFHDARVLRLSQIFGAAENDLIWTEPTVDVNGTIVRPLIVGDSAYPLKP; via the coding sequence ATGTGGTTTCAGCAACTACTGAACAATCATGCACTAGACCATTGGTGGAAAGAAAACTTCAGAGTTACTAGGGCAACTTTCGAGTACATATGCCAGCTTGTTGGACCAGCACTTCGTCGACAAGATACGCATATGAGAGATGCCATCCCTGTTGAGAAGAGAGTGGGAGCAACTTTATGGAGATTGGCAACCAGTGAATGTTACCGCCCATGTGGATTGATGATTGGAGTTTCCAAATCAGCAGTTGTTAAATGCTGTCATGAATTTGTTCAACAACTTTGTCTGTTAAAGGGCAATTACATAAAGTTTCCAACCACAAGAGGTGAAGTGCAAGGCAAAATAAATGGATTCTCTGAACGAAGCACGATTCCAAATATAGCAGGGGCAGTTGATGGCACTCGTGTCCCTATAAAAGCTCCCAAAACAAACCACGAGGACTATTTTAACCCTAAACATTTCTACAGTTATATATTGCAAGGTGTTGTCGATTCTACAGGACTATTTTTATCTGTCTCAACTGGTTATCCCAGGAGTTTCCATGATGCAAGGGTCTTAAGACTAAGTCAGATATTTGGCGCTGCGGAAAATGACTTGATTTGGACTGAACCAACAGTAGATGTTAATGGTACTATTGTACGGCCCCTTATTGTTGGTGACTCTGCATACCCATTAAAACCATAG
- the LOC138020569 gene encoding uncharacterized protein yields the protein MDLIVRKYHEELAHAGREHVLSSIRQKFWIVKGGVAVCHVLRECLKRASPTGEQKMADVPPEPLTPDQLPFSFVGIDYFGPFLVRLKRSSVKRYGCLFTCLASRAVHIEISHSLDTNSFIDALRRFVARRGSPEIIRSDNGTNFHGGKRELQSSLSEWNQQKINALTSQREIKWISSHRQPVTWEVFGKESFNQSRESSRPFYESNLLTMSHFEP from the coding sequence ATGGATTTGATTGTTAGGAAGTACCATGAAGAGTTAGCCCATGCTGGCAGAGAACACGTGTTATCTTCCATAAGACAGAAATTTTGGATAGTCAAGGGTGGTGTGGCAGTATGCCATGTGTTAAGAGAATGCCTTAAGAGAGCTTCACCAACAGGGGAACAAAAGATGGCGGACGTGCCTCCGGAGCCCCTAACCCCGGACCAACTGCCCTTTTCGTTCGTAGGCATTGATTACTTTGGCCCGTTTCTAGTGAGACTTAAGCGCAGCAGTGTAAAACGCTATGGATGCTTGTTTACTTGTCTGGCCTCCAGAGCTGTCCACATTGAGATTTCGCACTCTTTAGACACGAATTCGTTCATTGATGCCCTGCGAAGGTTTGTTGCCAGGAGAGGAAGTCCCGAAATCATCAGAAGTGATAATGGTACCAATTTCCATGGTGGCAAGCGAGAACTGCAAAGTTCACTGTCAGAATGGAACCAACAGAAGATAAATGCGTTGACAAGTCAGCGCGAGATCAAATGGATTTCAAGCCACCGACAGCCAGTCACATGGGAGGTGTTTGGGAAAGAATCGTTCAATCAGTCAAGAGAATCATCAAGGCCCTTCTATGAGAGCAACTTGTTAACGATGAGTCACTTCGAACCATAA